The following proteins come from a genomic window of Denitromonas sp.:
- a CDS encoding secretin N-terminal domain-containing protein — protein MTLPARTPRLLILSAALLLAGCASNPAIDQARTELAGGDDIGALSRLEASVAAAPQNRELRAFYLRQRERVTLQRLAAAERAAQAGQVAEAERLYDEVLAFSPQDPRATAGKQRLARGQRHAAVLAAAEQAFAAGDALAARAEVARVLTEDPGNALARALDGRIQAALAEANPAPDVALRGPFAKPVTLEFRDAPLRIVFEALSRAAGLNFVFDRDVRAEAKVTLFVRNSTVDEVLQLLTATQKIERKILNANSVLIYPSTPAKTKEYRELVTRSFYLSNADVKQAQALVRTLTKSRDVFVDEKLRLLVIKDTQEAVALAERLLSSLDVAEPEVMLEVEVLEVSRNKVIELGLDFPDQIGLGALDGTGVARTLASGVVDLRNRGDLRPYVANPALLLNLRQEDGDTSLLANPRIRVKNNEEAKIHIGDKLPVFTTTATANVGVSASVTYLDVGLKLDVKPQVLLSGDVEIKVGLEVSNIVKEVTGPSASLAYQVGTRTAATVLRLKDGETQILAGLLQEEDRSVGNRVPGVGDIPLIGRLFSSQKDTNNRTEIVLLITPRVIRNVLVPTVARAEMSAGTETNIGAEPLSLRPTAPGSLALSGDSSPVIGGSGPAALAARMAQRRALALEARAAVAPEAVNPGDAPPDEGETESEPPEPSGGPLAVSVSGPSEVTAGGSVEVSIAISGGGAIAGGEVTLQYDPGRIEAAGAATPGTVTVAIPAGQDTVSTSASFSTRAGSIGAVRIAPVSARVERDGQTETVSPSGAVNLTIKP, from the coding sequence ATGACCCTGCCTGCCCGCACCCCCCGATTGCTGATCCTCTCCGCGGCCCTGCTGCTGGCCGGCTGTGCGAGCAACCCGGCCATCGACCAGGCGCGCACCGAGCTGGCCGGCGGCGACGATATTGGCGCGCTGTCGCGGCTCGAAGCCTCGGTGGCCGCTGCGCCGCAAAACCGCGAGCTGCGCGCCTTTTACCTGCGCCAGCGCGAACGCGTCACGCTGCAGCGCCTGGCCGCCGCCGAGCGGGCCGCCCAGGCCGGGCAGGTGGCGGAGGCGGAGCGCTTGTACGACGAGGTGCTGGCTTTTTCGCCGCAAGACCCGCGCGCCACCGCCGGCAAACAACGGCTGGCGCGTGGCCAGCGCCACGCCGCCGTGTTGGCCGCGGCCGAGCAGGCGTTTGCCGCCGGTGATGCGCTGGCCGCACGCGCCGAGGTGGCGCGGGTGCTGACCGAAGACCCCGGCAATGCGCTGGCGCGCGCGCTCGACGGGCGCATCCAGGCGGCGCTGGCCGAGGCCAACCCGGCCCCCGACGTGGCCCTGCGCGGGCCTTTCGCCAAGCCGGTGACACTGGAATTTCGCGATGCGCCGCTGCGAATCGTCTTCGAGGCGCTGTCGCGGGCGGCAGGGCTCAACTTCGTGTTCGACCGCGATGTGCGGGCCGAGGCCAAGGTCACGCTGTTCGTGCGCAACAGCACGGTCGATGAAGTGCTGCAGCTGCTCACCGCCACGCAGAAGATCGAGCGCAAGATCCTCAACGCCAACTCGGTGCTGATCTACCCCTCGACGCCGGCCAAGACGAAGGAGTATCGCGAGCTGGTCACGCGCAGCTTCTATTTGTCGAACGCCGACGTGAAGCAGGCGCAGGCGCTGGTGCGCACGCTGACCAAGAGCCGCGACGTGTTTGTGGACGAGAAGCTGCGCCTGCTGGTGATCAAGGACACCCAGGAGGCCGTCGCGCTGGCCGAACGCCTGCTCAGTTCGCTGGATGTGGCCGAGCCGGAAGTGATGCTGGAGGTCGAGGTGCTGGAGGTGAGCCGTAACAAGGTGATCGAACTGGGGCTCGACTTCCCCGACCAGATCGGCCTCGGCGCGCTCGATGGCACCGGCGTGGCGCGCACCCTGGCCAGCGGCGTGGTCGACCTGCGCAACCGCGGCGACCTGCGCCCCTATGTGGCCAACCCCGCGCTGCTGCTCAATCTGCGCCAGGAAGACGGCGACACCAGCTTGCTGGCCAACCCGCGCATCCGGGTCAAGAACAACGAAGAGGCCAAGATCCACATTGGCGACAAGCTGCCGGTGTTCACCACCACCGCGACGGCCAACGTCGGCGTGTCGGCCTCGGTCACCTATCTTGATGTGGGCCTCAAGCTCGACGTGAAACCGCAGGTGCTGCTGTCGGGCGATGTGGAGATCAAGGTGGGGTTGGAGGTGAGCAACATCGTCAAGGAGGTGACCGGCCCCTCGGCCTCGCTGGCCTACCAGGTAGGCACGCGCACCGCCGCCACCGTGCTGCGGCTCAAGGATGGTGAAACGCAGATTCTCGCCGGGCTGCTGCAGGAAGAAGACCGCTCGGTCGGCAACCGGGTGCCGGGGGTGGGTGACATCCCGCTGATCGGCCGGCTGTTCTCGAGCCAGAAAGACACCAACAACCGGACCGAGATCGTGCTGCTGATTACCCCGCGGGTGATCCGCAACGTGCTGGTGCCGACGGTGGCGCGGGCCGAGATGTCGGCCGGCACCGAGACCAATATCGGCGCCGAGCCGCTCAGCCTGCGACCGACCGCGCCGGGCAGCCTGGCCTTGTCGGGCGATAGCTCGCCGGTGATCGGTGGCAGCGGGCCGGCGGCGTTGGCCGCGCGCATGGCGCAGCGCCGGGCGCTGGCGCTCGAAGCGCGCGCTGCCGTGGCACCCGAAGCGGTCAATCCGGGCGATGCGCCGCCGGATGAAGGCGAAACCGAATCCGAACCGCCTGAGCCGTCAGGCGGGCCGCTGGCGGTGAGCGTGAGCGGGCCGTCCGAGGTCACCGCCGGCGGATCGGTGGAGGTGAGTATCGCCATCAGCGGCGGCGGCGCCATTGCCGGCGGTGAGGTCACCCTGCAATACGACCCGGGCCGTATCGAAGCGGCGGGTGCGGCCACGCCGGGCACCGTCACCGTGGCCATCCCGGCCGGGCAGGACACGGTGTCGACCAGCGCATCGTTCAGCACCCGCGCCGGCAGCATCGGCGCGGTACGCATTGCGCCGGTGTCGGCCCGTGTCGAGCGCGATGGCCAGACCGAGACCGTGTCGCCGTCGGGCGCGGTGAACCTGACGATCAAGCCGTGA
- a CDS encoding type II secretion system protein codes for MPGGRVEDSTTRRAAANHARCRGFTLIELVVTVAIVGILAATVLPLAQISAQRAKESELRVALRQIRDAIDAYKAAGDAGQIERQADASGYPPSLRVLAGGVADIKSAEPKRIYFLRRVPRDPFYPDIDTPADETWGLRSYESPPDAPAPGDDVFDVYSLSEKTGLNGLPYREW; via the coding sequence GTGCCCGGCGGGCGCGTTGAAGATTCGACCACGCGGCGCGCTGCGGCGAACCACGCGCGCTGTCGCGGCTTCACGCTGATCGAACTGGTGGTGACGGTGGCGATCGTCGGCATTCTGGCGGCCACCGTGCTGCCGCTGGCGCAGATCAGCGCGCAGCGGGCCAAGGAGTCAGAGTTGCGGGTGGCCCTGCGGCAGATCCGCGATGCGATCGACGCCTACAAGGCGGCGGGCGATGCCGGGCAGATCGAGCGGCAGGCCGATGCCTCGGGCTACCCGCCGTCGCTGCGGGTGCTGGCGGGCGGGGTGGCGGACATCAAGTCGGCCGAGCCGAAGCGGATCTATTTTTTACGCCGCGTGCCACGCGACCCGTTCTACCCTGACATCGACACCCCCGCCGACGAGACCTGGGGGCTGCGCAGCTACGAGAGCCCGCCGGACGCGCCGGCGCCGGGCGACGATGTGTTCGATGTGTACTCGCTGAGCGAGAAAACCGGCCTCAACGGCCTGCCGTACCGGGAGTGGTGA
- a CDS encoding type II secretion system protein, protein MHAERRRSRGFTLIELLVVMAIIATLLSIAAPRYFDHLDRARENSLRQTLAVVRDAIDKYTADVGRPPETLDDLVDKRYLRAIPEDPITESVATWVVEPPPDDPLGGVWNIRSGAGEPYGGW, encoded by the coding sequence ATGCACGCCGAGCGTCGCCGCAGTCGCGGCTTTACCCTGATCGAGTTGCTGGTGGTGATGGCGATCATCGCCACCTTGCTGTCGATTGCCGCGCCGCGCTATTTCGACCACCTCGACCGCGCCCGCGAGAACAGCCTGCGCCAGACCCTGGCGGTGGTGCGCGATGCAATCGACAAATACACCGCCGATGTCGGCCGCCCCCCGGAAACGCTCGACGACCTGGTCGACAAACGCTATCTGCGCGCCATTCCCGAAGACCCGATCACCGAGAGCGTGGCTACCTGGGTGGTGGAGCCACCGCCGGATGATCCGCTCGGTGGCGTCTGGAACATCCGCAGCGGGGCGGGTGAGCCTTACGGCGGCTGGTGA
- a CDS encoding type II secretion system protein: MRRGEGGYTYLMVLFLVAGVGLLMAGTGQTWQARAQREKEAELLAVGVEMARALRHYHDASPEAAKTWPADLAVLLDDRRFPTPMRHLRRIYRDPMTGRAEWGLVREDGRIVGIHSLSDAVPFRRADLPPELGESAAEAKTVREWVFRPSAGSAAPVPPAGALPPDVRNARDVPPGVFDHDD, encoded by the coding sequence ATGCGGCGGGGCGAGGGCGGCTATACCTATCTGATGGTGCTGTTCCTGGTCGCCGGCGTTGGCCTGCTGATGGCCGGCACCGGGCAGACCTGGCAGGCCCGCGCCCAGCGCGAGAAGGAGGCCGAGCTGCTGGCGGTCGGCGTCGAAATGGCGCGCGCCCTGCGCCATTACCACGACGCCTCGCCCGAAGCCGCCAAGACCTGGCCGGCCGACCTGGCGGTGCTGCTCGACGACCGCCGCTTTCCCACGCCCATGCGCCATCTGCGGCGCATCTATCGCGACCCGATGACCGGCCGGGCCGAGTGGGGGCTGGTGCGCGAGGACGGGCGTATCGTCGGCATCCACAGCCTCAGCGATGCCGTGCCGTTCCGCCGCGCCGATCTGCCGCCCGAACTGGGTGAGTCGGCCGCCGAGGCCAAGACCGTGCGCGAATGGGTGTTTCGCCCGAGCGCCGGCAGTGCGGCGCCGGTGCCCCCGGCCGGCGCGCTGCCGCCAGATGTGCGCAACGCGCGCGATGTGCCGCCGGGCGTCTTCGACCACGACGACTGA
- a CDS encoding ankyrin repeat domain-containing protein: MRHLICIAASVTSLGVHAYDIPNEHAAFVPVPEDVRGAPVPDKHAFEAIRQTGDAWLPAPAEDASLAMLAAARRGDWAAMIEQLKAGANPNVRDGEQRGGVLALAAADGQAEVVRKLLVAGADPDQRGESGFTPLGIAALRGHARVVKQLLRHGADPDRKSADGAPPLVNAARLGHALIVDALLAAGADPTLADRHGHHTLSMAAARGDVAMVRQLLAHGMDVDARDGEGRTAFFWAGLYRQQAVSEALLAAGADAAATVRVK; the protein is encoded by the coding sequence ATGCGCCACTTGATTTGTATTGCGGCGAGCGTGACCAGCCTCGGCGTGCACGCCTACGATATTCCCAACGAACATGCCGCATTCGTGCCGGTTCCCGAGGACGTGCGTGGCGCGCCGGTGCCCGACAAGCACGCCTTCGAGGCCATCCGCCAGACCGGCGATGCCTGGTTGCCGGCGCCGGCCGAGGATGCCTCGCTGGCGATGCTGGCGGCGGCCCGCCGCGGCGACTGGGCGGCCATGATTGAGCAGCTCAAGGCCGGCGCCAACCCCAATGTGCGCGATGGCGAACAGCGCGGTGGCGTGCTGGCCCTGGCGGCGGCCGACGGACAGGCCGAAGTGGTGCGCAAGCTGCTGGTTGCCGGCGCAGACCCCGATCAGCGTGGCGAGTCGGGCTTTACCCCGCTCGGCATTGCGGCGCTGCGCGGGCATGCGCGTGTTGTCAAACAGCTCCTGCGCCACGGCGCCGACCCCGACCGCAAGAGTGCCGATGGCGCACCGCCGCTGGTCAACGCCGCGCGACTCGGTCATGCCCTCATTGTCGACGCCCTGCTCGCGGCCGGCGCCGATCCCACGCTGGCCGACAGGCACGGTCACCACACCCTCAGCATGGCCGCCGCGCGCGGCGATGTGGCCATGGTGCGCCAGTTGCTCGCGCACGGCATGGACGTCGACGCCCGGGACGGCGAAGGGCGCACCGCATTTTTCTGGGCCGGGCTGTATCGCCAGCAGGCGGTCAGTGAGGCCTTGCTCGCCGCCGGTGCCGACGCCGCGGCCACGGTGCGTGTCAAATGA
- the epsA gene encoding XrtB/PEP-CTERM-associated transcriptional regulator EpsA: MTDVVNLTSEDRERLVFLIDTSIKINRRFQFFLWAQGTLQSFIPHETLVCATGDLGTLQLRNDVFSRATLPDDFEPVARDPVRGFIAPLLSHWNSVDRGPIAMSDDNGEPGGLHPMLHRMNYRNNLCHGVREVRGACGAFFAFLGLDRPVGARERYFADLLMPHLYMATMRMLDSESAVADCPASVLSEREIQVLGWVRDGKTNAEIGLILDISPLTVKNHVQKILRKLDVSNRAQAVAKAVAIGLLGSGQGREVRSH; this comes from the coding sequence GTGACCGATGTCGTCAACTTGACGAGTGAAGACCGCGAGCGCCTGGTGTTCCTGATCGACACCTCGATCAAGATCAACCGGCGCTTCCAGTTCTTCCTGTGGGCCCAGGGCACGCTGCAGAGCTTCATTCCGCACGAGACGCTGGTGTGCGCCACTGGCGACCTGGGCACCCTGCAACTGCGCAACGATGTGTTCTCGCGCGCCACCCTCCCGGACGACTTCGAGCCGGTCGCCCGCGACCCGGTGCGCGGCTTTATCGCCCCGTTGCTGTCGCACTGGAACTCGGTCGATCGCGGCCCCATCGCGATGAGCGACGACAACGGCGAGCCCGGTGGCCTGCACCCCATGCTCCACCGCATGAACTACCGCAACAACCTGTGCCATGGCGTGCGCGAAGTGCGCGGGGCCTGCGGGGCCTTCTTTGCCTTTCTCGGCCTCGACCGCCCGGTGGGCGCACGCGAACGCTACTTTGCCGACCTGCTCATGCCCCATCTCTACATGGCCACCATGCGCATGCTCGACAGCGAAAGCGCGGTGGCCGACTGCCCGGCCTCGGTGCTGTCCGAGCGCGAGATCCAGGTGCTCGGCTGGGTGCGCGACGGCAAGACCAACGCCGAGATCGGCCTGATCCTCGACATCAGCCCGCTCACCGTCAAGAACCATGTGCAGAAGATCCTGCGCAAGCTCGATGTAAGCAACCGCGCCCAGGCGGTCGCCAAGGCCGTCGCCATCGGCCTGCTCGGCAGCGGCCAGGGCCGCGAGGTGCGCAGCCACTGA
- a CDS encoding PEP-CTERM sorting domain-containing protein, protein MNFKMKALVAAAAVAMAGVAHADIQNANIGATPVASAQSELVFSAWSDTAQVGFTWDVEHSGFLSAISDAKLLNIIDANPKQTASLTGPASIESKVAGVGGVVFDMKITGFDAFLTATGGATDVKFNLFAGNSVGLDVHLASFSSPLGTLSGGIFDDVGNTFVNYVNAVNGKMPGASYATDDAVVTTAADGVAYAGSAAWGNATLYPGLNFNAGLGEAIALAVLYGNNTVAAEAKAFTLNGGALQASTYLAQDGYHLQIAAVPAVPEPETYAMLLAGLGLVGSIARRRRA, encoded by the coding sequence ATGAACTTCAAAATGAAAGCGCTGGTGGCCGCTGCCGCCGTCGCCATGGCCGGTGTGGCACACGCCGATATTCAGAACGCGAACATTGGCGCCACGCCGGTTGCCAGCGCTCAGTCCGAACTGGTGTTCTCCGCCTGGAGCGATACTGCGCAGGTCGGTTTCACCTGGGACGTCGAGCACAGCGGTTTCCTGTCAGCCATCAGCGACGCCAAGCTGCTCAACATCATCGATGCCAACCCCAAGCAGACTGCATCGCTGACGGGTCCGGCCTCGATCGAGTCGAAAGTGGCGGGTGTCGGTGGCGTGGTCTTCGATATGAAGATCACCGGGTTTGACGCGTTTCTGACTGCGACCGGTGGTGCCACCGATGTCAAGTTCAACCTCTTCGCCGGCAACTCGGTGGGCCTTGACGTGCATCTGGCCTCGTTCAGCAGCCCGTTGGGCACGCTGTCGGGCGGCATCTTTGACGACGTCGGCAACACGTTCGTCAACTACGTCAACGCGGTGAACGGCAAGATGCCCGGCGCCTCCTATGCGACCGACGACGCTGTGGTGACCACCGCGGCCGATGGCGTGGCCTACGCTGGCTCGGCCGCCTGGGGTAACGCCACGCTCTACCCGGGCCTGAATTTCAATGCCGGTCTGGGTGAGGCCATCGCATTGGCCGTGCTTTATGGCAACAACACGGTCGCTGCCGAAGCCAAGGCCTTCACGCTGAATGGCGGCGCCCTGCAGGCGTCGACCTATCTTGCCCAGGATGGCTACCACCTCCAGATCGCCGCCGTGCCCGCCGTGCCGGAGCCCGAGACCTACGCCATGCTGCTGGCAGGCCTGGGCCTGGTTGGCTCCATCGCCCGTCGCCGTCGCGCCTGA